The window ATTCCAGGCTTCGAGCGAATACGCCAAACGGCTGCCCACCGCGCACAACCGGTTTTGCAGGCCGTCAGATGTGATAGTCGAAGGCGGCGTCTTCCCCCCCGTCGAATTTGACGATCACAAGGGTGATGTCATCCTCGGGCAGCACACCCAGGGAGTGATCCGCCAGGTCCGCATAGACCTTGTCGATGATCGCTTCAGCCCCCAAGGCGGCATGAATGCGGATGACGTCCCGCAACCGCTTCTGACCGTAGGACCGCTGCTGCTTGTCCCTGGCCTCCCAAAGGCCATCGGTGGCGATGGCCAGGATGCCTGCCGTCGCCTGCGTGCCGGCTTCCTCCGTGTAGACCCAATCGGACGCCACCCCCAGGGCCATCCCCTGGCCGCCCAGCTCCCGAAAGGAGCCGGACCGTGGGTCGAAGAACAGGGCGGCCGGATGACCGGCCCGGACCCATCGCAGATGGCGGGTTTCCAGGTCGATGCGCAGATAGAAAAGCGTCATGAAGCGCCCGCTGTCCGACACGTCGAGCGCCAACTGACGGTTCAGGGCCGTGACCACCGCGGGGATCGGGCGGCAGGCATCCGAGCTCACCTGAGCCCGCAGCAGGGCCCGGCTGGTGGCCATCAAGAGGGCCGCCTCGACGCCGTGGCCGCAGACGTCGCCGACGGCGATATCCAGGTGGGAAGCGGCGCAGCCCCGGGAGGGCAGATAGTCGAAATAGTCGCCCCCGATCTCCTCGCAGCTCAGGGTCCGCCCGGCGAGATCGATCCCCGTCAGAGGGGGGCTGCGCTTGGGGAGCAGGTTGCGTTGGACCTCCGCGGCCAACTGCAACGAGCGTTTCTGGGGGGTGATGTCACTGATGAAGTACATGAAACCGATGCCCCGGCCGTCGTCGTCCTGAAGCACGTCGCCGTTGATGCGGACCGGCAGCGTGCGGCCGGATTTGGTTAGCAGAGTGCCCTCGATGGCCCGCAGCCGATAGGCCAGCGGGCCATCCTGATTGGTCGCCAGGAATCGTCGGAAATCGTCGCCGGCGAAACGCAGCGGCGAGCGGCCCAGAATTGCAGCAGGTGGATGGCCCACCAAGCGGCAGAAAGCCTTGTTGACATCGGCAATCCTGAACCGCTGATCCAGCAGGAGAAACCCCTGGCCCGTGGTTTCAACGATGCGGCGGTATTTCTGCTCGCTCTTTGCAAGCGCCCGCTCGGCCCTGACGCGCTGGAGCTCGGCCGAGGCCCGGTTGGCGAACACCTGGAAAATGGCCAGCAGGTTGTGCTCGCGGGGCATGGGGCGGCGGTCCAATACGGCCAGGTTCCCCAACACGCGGCGGTTGTCGTCCAGCAGCGGTGCACCCAGGTAGCTGACGGCCTTGAGATCGTGCAGGGCGGCGTTGCCGGGGTAAAGGTCCAGCACGTTTTCGGGGAAATGCACCAGTTCCCTACTGTCGACCACCGCCGCACACGGGGTTCCGTCGATGTTCAGCCGAAAACCCTCCGCCAGCCGGCCGTTGACCCAGAAGGCGAGAGAACGCATCTGGCGCGTCTCCTCGAGGTATTCGGTCACCCAGGCGCTGTAGGTCCCCAGGGCCCGGGCCAGGTTTTCCACCAGGGCTTCAAAAAAGCGTGCGCCGGTGTGGGTCGCCGTCCCCTGCAGAATCACACGGATGACCTGATTCTCGTCCCCGATGCGCAAGGGCGATCGGGTCCGCTCGGCCCTTGGGGCCGCGCCCATTTTCATTTCAGTTGCGTATTTGACCAACATGGGATCACCCTTCCAGGGAAGCCCGATCGGAGACTGCCGGCAGGCGGCGCCTCAGGCACTTCCCATCGCTACCGCATGGTAGAGGGCCGTCGCCCCCACGACCAGCAACGCCACGGCCCAGATCAGGTCGAAATTGACCCAGCTGCTGCGCAGGATCTTCAGCCCCAGCTTGCGATAGACCACCAGCGCCACCACCAGCATCACGGCCAACATGGCGGCGGTGTGCAGCAAAACGGCCAGCAGCATGCCCGCTCCCGCGGAAAGCACGGCCGTCTGAGCGCCGGCGGTGTGGCCGACCTCCAGCAGCATCGGGGCCACCATCAGGCCGGCGCCGTGCGCGGCCGCCATCAGAAAGGACCACAGGAAGAGGTCGCCCATGCCGACCCGCATCCCGACCCAGCGGGGGTGCCGATAGTAGGTGAAGAGCTTGAAGACCGCGAAGGCCAGCAGCACGATGGCGGTCAGGTAGCGCAGCCTTGAGACGGGCAGCCATTGGCCGGCCGCCAGCACAAGGCCGGCCACCAGAACAATGGAAACGGCATGCCCGCTGGTTATCGGCAGCATGGAGCGCCAGATGGCCCGCTCGCTTTTCTGTTGAAGCCCCAAGGCCAGCGCAAAGAGCCAGCCCATGCCCGGGTTCAAGCCATGGTAGGCGCCGAAGCCGATCATCAGCGCCAAGCCTGCCGTAAGCTCAAGATGGGTAGCAGAATGAGTCAGTGGATGCATCTCCGCCCTCCAGTCGCACCTGGTGGGTGCGGGTTTCTCCGAAGTCCACGAAAAAGCTGGGGTCGAGGGCGATGCCGCCGCCTGCCGCGGCGTCCACCTTGACCATCCAGCCGGTCAGCAGGTCGGGGTAGAACTGGTCGTCCACGCTGCTGTAAAGCGAGTTGGTGAAGTAAACGCGGCGGCCGTCCCGGCTGATTTCCACCATCTGCGGTCCTCCCAGGAGCGGCCCTTGGACAAGGGGGTGCCCCCCTCGGCGAGTGATCCCGCCGATGTGAACCTTGCCCGTGAGGCGCGGCTGGAAGGGGTCGCTGACATCGTATTGGTGAAGCTCCCCGGTGCCCCAGCAGGACACATAGAGATAGCGGTCGTCCAGGGACAGGTCGATGTCGGTGACCAGCGGCGGGACGGCGCCGAAGCCTTTCAGGGGCGGCGGCAACTGGTCCGGGTCCGCCGGCTGGGTCGGGATTTCGATCACCTTGCGGGCGGCCCAGCGGCCCTGTTCGCGGTACCAGGTCCAGATGGAACTGCTGAGGTTCTTCAAGCTGATCACCACCCCCGCAAAGCCGTAGGTCTTGGTGGGGTCGTGGGCGGGCCGCAGTTCGAAGACGAGCTGATACTCCTCCCCCAGATCGATGGTCTGGAGGTGCCGCCGCCGTCGCAGGTCCCAGAAGTGCAGGTTGCGGCCGTAGCGCCCATTCAGAAGATCCTCGAAGACCAGGCCGTTTTCGAATTGCTTGGGCACCCCCCACTCGCTGGTGATCATCGTGTCCTCGGTGATGTGCCACCAGAAGTCGTAGGCCAGTTGCTGGGGCCCGCGGTCGATTTCCCAGGGGCCAAGGACATCGAAATTGAAATGATCCAGCATGAAGATCCCGCCGGGGCCGCCGCCGCCGTTGTTGGCGCCCAGCGCGCTGACGTAGATGGCATCGGGGCCGCAGTGGATGGTGTGGGGTCGGCTGTAGCCCGAGCGCTTCAGCACCTCTTCCGGTGCGATAATTTTGGCGATGCTCGGCCGCCGGGGATCGGGCTTGGTGTCGATGATGTAGATCCTTGAGCTGCGCAAGCCCGGAACGATCAGGTAGCGCCGTTCCAGGTGGGGGTGCGGGGCGTATGGGCAAAGCGCCGAGCTGCAGGCGTTCCAGCCGAAATGGTGCAGCTCGTCACCCGCATAGGGCATCTCGAGTTTGTGGACGACCCGGCCGTAGTCGGGCGAATCCGGGTCCAGGTCCACCACGCACAGGGCGTCCGGTTGGCTGTTGCGCCCCGTGTTCAGGGTGGCCACATATCCCAGGCGCTCCGCCGGCGCTTTGCAGGCCATGCGCGGGGAAGGGTAAAAGGTCTGATCCGGTTTGAGAAAGGTCATGGCGGCACCTCCTGCGAAAAATTGGAGCCAGGGTTGAAAGGCTGTCCCGGGCGGACCGGCAACCGGTTTTCCACCGCCCTGGCGTGGGTCCGGTGGTATCGGGATTATGGGTTACAGCCCCGGCGGACAACGGGTCAGAGGCGTAGCCAGTGAAAGGGAAGCGGATCCGAAATTGGCAGCAGGAAGCAGGATGAACGTGGGGCGCGTCAGGCATCAGAAGCCTCGTCCCGTAACATCGGTAGCAGTATGAGACAGCAGCAGCCGTGCCATGCGTGCCGGCTGAGGCCCGTTGCTGGGACCAGGTGCCTGGAAATATTTAACTTAAAAGAAATGCAGGGGGTTGAGGGAAAGAGGATCCATGGCAGAATGTGCAACTATTGGCGAAATATGCGGTTTTTGACGCGCAACATATGGCAGGGGGTGCCGTTAGCCTGAGATGCCCTAACGCCCATTTTAACCCCCGAGCGGCTCAGCCTTTCCAGGGCCTGTGGATCTGCAGCTTCTTGATGCGGTAGCGCAGGGTGGAGGGGTTTAAGCCCAGCACCGCCGCGGCTCCCCGTTCGCCGCTGATGCGCCACCCGGTGGCCTGCAACACCCGGGCGATGTGGTGGCGTTCCACGGCGGCCAGCGAGTCGAACTGGGGTGTCTCTTCGGGACCGGTAGCCGGTTGGATCGAGACGGCCTCCAAGGTTTCGGGCAGGAAAAGCGCCGGGCCGCTGCTGGTGATGATGGCGCGCTCGATGACGTTTCTCAGCTCCCGGACGTTTCCCGGCCAGTCG of the Desulfobacteraceae bacterium genome contains:
- a CDS encoding SpoIIE family protein phosphatase: MLVKYATEMKMGAAPRAERTRSPLRIGDENQVIRVILQGTATHTGARFFEALVENLARALGTYSAWVTEYLEETRQMRSLAFWVNGRLAEGFRLNIDGTPCAAVVDSRELVHFPENVLDLYPGNAALHDLKAVSYLGAPLLDDNRRVLGNLAVLDRRPMPREHNLLAIFQVFANRASAELQRVRAERALAKSEQKYRRIVETTGQGFLLLDQRFRIADVNKAFCRLVGHPPAAILGRSPLRFAGDDFRRFLATNQDGPLAYRLRAIEGTLLTKSGRTLPVRINGDVLQDDDGRGIGFMYFISDITPQKRSLQLAAEVQRNLLPKRSPPLTGIDLAGRTLSCEEIGGDYFDYLPSRGCAASHLDIAVGDVCGHGVEAALLMATSRALLRAQVSSDACRPIPAVVTALNRQLALDVSDSGRFMTLFYLRIDLETRHLRWVRAGHPAALFFDPRSGSFRELGGQGMALGVASDWVYTEEAGTQATAGILAIATDGLWEARDKQQRSYGQKRLRDVIRIHAALGAEAIIDKVYADLADHSLGVLPEDDITLVIVKFDGGEDAAFDYHI
- a CDS encoding selenium-binding family protein, with protein sequence MTFLKPDQTFYPSPRMACKAPAERLGYVATLNTGRNSQPDALCVVDLDPDSPDYGRVVHKLEMPYAGDELHHFGWNACSSALCPYAPHPHLERRYLIVPGLRSSRIYIIDTKPDPRRPSIAKIIAPEEVLKRSGYSRPHTIHCGPDAIYVSALGANNGGGGPGGIFMLDHFNFDVLGPWEIDRGPQQLAYDFWWHITEDTMITSEWGVPKQFENGLVFEDLLNGRYGRNLHFWDLRRRRHLQTIDLGEEYQLVFELRPAHDPTKTYGFAGVVISLKNLSSSIWTWYREQGRWAARKVIEIPTQPADPDQLPPPLKGFGAVPPLVTDIDLSLDDRYLYVSCWGTGELHQYDVSDPFQPRLTGKVHIGGITRRGGHPLVQGPLLGGPQMVEISRDGRRVYFTNSLYSSVDDQFYPDLLTGWMVKVDAAAGGGIALDPSFFVDFGETRTHQVRLEGGDASTDSFCYPS